A region of the Bacteroidota bacterium genome:
TATGGACATAATAATGGATTCGAACATGTTTTCGAACTTCTGGACAATGCCTGCGACATTATTATCCAGGAAGTAAAAAACGATTTAGATAAAAACAAGTGAGTCTTCCCGACCTTCGTTTAATCCAGGAGGCTTCGCGCCGGATCAAGCCTTTTATTCACAGAACACCACTGCTGAGCAGCACAAGTATCAGGGAAATCACCGGGTGTGAGCTTTATTTCAAATGTGAGAATCTGCAGAAAGCAGGAGCATTCAAATCACGGGGAGCCTGCAATGCCGTATTTTCTTTGAATGAAGGCGCCATCGACAAAGGAGTATGCACCCATTCTTCAGGAAATCATGCCCAGGCTTTGGCCAGGGCGGCAGGCCTTCGAAAAATGCCGGCCTATATAGTCATGCCGGAAACAGCACCCAGGGTAAAAATAAATGCCGTAAAAGGGTATGGTGGTATTATCACGTTTTGTAAACCAACTTTAGCTGCCAGAGAATCGACACTGATGGAAGTGGCAGCAAAGACCGGTGCTACTGAAATTCACCCTTACAATGACTACAGGGTGATCACAGGTCAGGCAACCTGTTGTCTGGAGATATTGGAAGACATACCTGCGCCCGATATTATCATTACCCCGGTTGGGGGCGGTGGTCTGCTCAGCGGGACAGCACTCACAGCCGCTTATGTATCCTCTCAAACTAAAATATTTGCTGCTGAACCCAAGGGTGCCGACGACGCTTACCGCTCCTTTTACAGCAAGACCTTCTTTCCTTCTGAAAACCCCAGAACCATTGCCGATGGATTACTCACATCACTCGGAAGCCTCACATTCCCGATCATTTTGGAACATGTCGACCACATCCTGACGGTAGAGGAAAATACCATCATCCAAGCCATGCGGCTAATATGGGAGAGAATGAAAATCATTATTGAACCCTCTGCCGCCGTTACTCTGGGTACGGTACTCGAAAACCCGGAGCTATTTGCCGGCAAAAGGACAGTTATCATCCTTTCGGGTGGAAATACAGACCTTGATCATATACCATGGTACTCCTGA
Encoded here:
- a CDS encoding pyridoxal-phosphate dependent enzyme, with amino-acid sequence MSLPDLRLIQEASRRIKPFIHRTPLLSSTSIREITGCELYFKCENLQKAGAFKSRGACNAVFSLNEGAIDKGVCTHSSGNHAQALARAAGLRKMPAYIVMPETAPRVKINAVKGYGGIITFCKPTLAARESTLMEVAAKTGATEIHPYNDYRVITGQATCCLEILEDIPAPDIIITPVGGGGLLSGTALTAAYVSSQTKIFAAEPKGADDAYRSFYSKTFFPSENPRTIADGLLTSLGSLTFPIILEHVDHILTVEENTIIQAMRLIWERMKIIIEPSAAVTLGTVLENPELFAGKRTVIILSGGNTDLDHIPWYS